The Aerosakkonema funiforme FACHB-1375 genome includes a window with the following:
- a CDS encoding Mo-dependent nitrogenase C-terminal domain-containing protein: protein MSVTDSTIQNRTLTTWAWIEPADLVTATPLQQGPAKQKFDLLQPLRRMLERVDVKDRELAHRLCQMIPAQCPFERDVKVFGRTLFHIPPMCKLNPLYEEVSTLRFRALCYLADECGEDVSSYC from the coding sequence ATGAGTGTAACTGATTCTACCATACAAAATCGTACTTTGACAACTTGGGCATGGATTGAGCCAGCAGATCTAGTAACCGCAACACCTTTGCAGCAGGGCCCAGCCAAGCAGAAATTCGATCTGCTGCAACCTTTGCGCCGAATGCTGGAGCGAGTAGATGTTAAAGATCGGGAACTAGCTCACCGCCTCTGCCAAATGATTCCGGCCCAGTGCCCCTTTGAACGGGATGTGAAAGTGTTCGGTCGTACCTTGTTTCACATTCCGCCGATGTGTAAGCTGAATCCGCTTTATGAGGAAGTAAGTACTTTGCGTTTCCGCGCTTTGTGCTACCTGGCGGATGAATGCGGCGAAGACGTATCCAGCTATTGCTAA